In Podospora pseudoanserina strain CBS 124.78 chromosome 5, whole genome shotgun sequence, a single window of DNA contains:
- the LXR1 gene encoding L-xylulose reductase (EggNog:ENOG503NXQY; COG:Q): MTAQTGNAVPKAEKLSDLFSLKGKVVVVTGASGPRGMGIEAARGCAEMGANVAITYASRKEGAEKNVAELEKEYGIKAKCYKLQIDDYSDCQRLVSDVIKDFGKIDAFIANAGATANGGLLDDSKEEWDRVVQTDLSGTAYCAKAVGPHFKERGTGSFVITASMSGHIANYPQEQTSYNVAKAGCIHMARSLANEWRGFARVNSISPGYIDTGLSDFIDQKTQDLWNSMIPLNRPGNAKELKGAYVYLVSDASSYTTGADIVIDGGYTCR, encoded by the exons ATGACTGCGCAAACAGGCAATGCTGTCCccaaggctgagaagctgAGCGACCTGTTCAGCCTCAAGGGAAAGGTAGTCGTCGTGACAGGAGCTTCGGGCCCCCGAGGCATGGGCATTGAAGCTGCCCGCGGTTGCGCCGAGATGGGAGCCAATGTCGCCATCACATACGCCTCCAGGAAAGAGGGCGCCGAGAAGAACGTGGCCGAGCTCGAAAAAGAGTACGGCATCAAGGCCAAGTGCTACAAGCTTCAGATTGACGACTATTCCGACTGCCAACGTCTGGTCAGTGACGTCATCAAGGACTTTGGGAAGATTGACGCCTTTATCGCCAA TGCCGGCGCCACAGCAAACGGGGGACTCCTCGACGACTCCAAGGAAGAATGGGATCGCGTTGTCCAAACCGACCTCAGCGGGACAGCCTACTGCGCCAAGGCAGTGGGACCCCATTTCAAGGAGCGCGGCACAGGATCCTTTGTCATCACGGCCTCCATGTCCGGCCACATCGCCAACTACCCTCAGGAACAGACCTCTTACAACGTCGCCAAGGCCGGCTGCATTCACATGGCCCGGTCTCTTGCCAACGAGTGGCGCGGCTTTGCTCGCGTCAACAGCATCTCCCCTGGCTACATCGACACGGGACTGTCAGACTTTATCGACCAAAAGACTCAGGATCTGTGGAACAGCATGATTCCCCTCAACCGTCCAGGGAATGCCAAGGAGCTGAAGGGGGCTTATGTCTATCTGGTTAGCGATGCGAGCAGTTACACCACGGGTGCGGATATCGTCATTGATGGCGGTTACACATGCCGCTAA
- a CDS encoding hypothetical protein (EggNog:ENOG503P9GI; COG:S) translates to MGPTRRSPNLIEYVWPCGHHDNVLVEKAPGISFVRGDFSLPIAKSPEEFTEEERKGVPGRRKCCRCWASSSLFKPLEVCGECDHAFVDCSNCMIVNSSGSREIATSDKKVVGEFDQTPEAWRCGECEAINAFDDDGAFNGFLAPKVADYAEDTACKKCNAPFSEENWVISPFSIYLGTWNGRKVAEGGPWHWNLEWHRDRDGKDHKKEDCYGPRKNGRRRRENPCIKKDFTVEAPKKNEVVPVPVAVPTEPEQTEPSILSTPPDSPSPSPQPPVDEPPGEYQPPASPQLEVEGDEPLDSPGFTIGDYGDDGIPEDHSLYQERHLSNPYDDQTTADLGSYYNPPPTIPYGEDEEDGQTLDDYYQENPPLEDEPDFEPENLEGQPRFEFVVSGPQEHAADEENDDPQSGDITSGADDAEEQGLESDELDLGDVGLKVSTGDQSVAGDESASLQDEEAGLDQDMPVEDNLDENEEHDGQEQVSDGEGVESGLDQELDQEQVDHEEPVPDDEVDQDEAQQDDQHEQVEQDGDQDEEVEQEEFDHGEVHEDEDIAVDDDVISQPQTPIIEDASNDEDTRADVDQVLDSPLPSTEPEDLVQDDDDTVDSQSIPEDEKTQELADAETLSAHQEHDAADDDLAQEHISDSEQYNQASEDGSFQDINQDEVISDNFEEVEYSLKDPESSDENGERPMGTDHEDFQPGQGEVNDDGLYEQDSPEEDFSCEDRQESEYVAEDEEANVEVDRYPDPVDEAVEEEAVHQEDVNLPETNTPENLAHAELSEDDCAEDDYAQGQATPTSDDAFPEDTLKTEDGASDDEARSPHAESFDDEFPDEAETSYENASDGKEELLGQDADECTSAASDDEQVVDEDGAEMTTEDQEEDLPAEDCPADEDQVQYGEEEALAAEDDDYPLEDADEAIEADRSFENSSVDGGFTPQDLTPVESPIRDEFPEGRVQSDREYLDEDDSQSVDDGQVQYEKEAALEDEHIVEEAVAGQEVNYSSGTQDFTDEEAPVDEALYDEDAQDNPPDNDNFVDEDGYASEVPPAEDEICNEEYQPSDQEYFDEDAEFTADDQYDEEPAPENDEYPEDDEQQFTNGEEELNTEALDNDAPPYDEDLPLQENEYQPEEEDLIDGERSLPEDFVEEADGEGFVDHDDSEHDDEEIPVEGQQYEEDSAYEQEEYPSQNGDNQFDEVEPVEDGEYPEDDAQYQEEAPVDDGEYAGEDNALYDEEAPLEDGEYTPQNDEFVDGQRSLDDEVFEGDGIPVDDQPLEDREDEYYDDEHAIDDEAFDKELLQEEPLDEEPTDQETLDEEPIDKELLEEEPLGDEQVDEEGFEEEVSEEVVLEDNAQPEEPRMTEEELRELEEAFDADFLNTISGDLGVLEIPTADDHITFEELHNQKCAESEGDGELDPEAEEVFECEADLEEQQDFDGQEEFEGQDEEEHESQDNFDGQEDFEGQEDLDGDGERSLDIEDEQEYLEDQEHFGDQGELDGNEDLDQQEDFDNQDESQDQEEPQDDQHFDDDGERGSDLEEDQEDFDRQQDYDDQPEFDGQEGVEGREELDAQPEFNDQEEDFEGQEEYQGEDGKRDIFLEAEEGQDLLEEDQEGEYLSGQDEAAEFEDDFNEDELLSELLDEEDDDDLFTVYDDDEEKFAVEKNMYAVLDTPAAAMYGPPGMTHDLGWDEDEDEEEYDEGEEGEEVYGEGEEVYVEGEPLEEPEYLEDGEGEVEEGEFLDEEDGERELDEDEIAEDEEEYVEEGEEEELSEEEYLEGEEEYAEEEGFEGEEQGEGYDEEDGERGLDEEMEEGEFAEEGEYMDDEEEGEYAEGEEEDGYVEGEEGEYGEGEEGEGEFDPEMDGEFEDGERGLDDDEFMDGEGEYVEEGEFEDEGAEFAEGDEFGEEGEFAEEGEFGEEGDFEDGERGLDEDFDGEGAEGEQEFAEGEYQEDGELANSEEFGDEFADGEAAEGEYAEGGYAEDGLLEEDFAEDGERGFDDGEAGEPFEEELAEEEFAQDYPEGELTIISHMTKDNFANNSTGDEFDEEMGEDVGEELGEGDEYAEMGDEFGEEGDRGEDMEFGEEEEEAPFGEEAPFEEEPPFEEEPLFEEEAPVEEEVYEEQIMEEGFDEDPVEEFGEPEEAMYEDATQDEMYDEGDRTLEPMDTGFEDGYRPEPADEPALEEPSYDPESAYEPEPEPASEAEFDRTFEAEPEPEEVYETEPEPVYEPEPEPEVYVEEEIEPAQDVYEELAEESYEGPIQQESEEPAQDFSEEPSEEVYAQPDGEAYEEHISQPIEEAADEPVYDDSSAEVYEEPASQEEDGEPTYDEPSHHEPGYEEPASEEEIVQANEQAAAEVYQEQTYEEPDNEPAVEQVSEQYVEDQIYNEATDEYIQEDLEEQPQDATYDEPAQEDFNEPIAPDSQEEYQNMVQEPNQEHGQVPVEQSYEEPGQDLYSGQGWGGDLTEDEAPYTDEQLEYHEELHYQPENDVLPVHPEPTPSYQGPIDNLSPPPSPPLNQPQLEPEIREDESETIIVYSDEEVVYPVAQGIHQALDKESYNPEETSGKPHHTDEQFPRPITPDDDTYGSNALSPSFNNHLKSPAVASNWGRDSQLLSPRPLTPPPEDMQQDVEYVSSPVPGWDASQHRPVTPPDDPHDHEMLSPLTFQQSPLVNSRFTSTELYHQEQDIEEQDDAYDHTGWAGENAMSLPQTPAEVDHIYPAAWPRPPKFPVQQSTRGFAAPPSPKESAQSPAVDTNTYLSEPDSIGDDRRLSEPEFEIINADARNLDTYAPVERSQVSHQMPPQSPQRVSKDYSARQTSVSSVRVESVDYQVPHGRPSIEECMQDEPASPYEDYTYVQPEQIAQDGYDQQQPEYHSYTSSPAIIVQEERVVEQQQYQPPPPPPPPSRPLSLFPKQTHPTEQQTRSANPGLRSNSQDAYQANEPMQLNSVSDNNTQDAATANVTAKHGGNTQKYLWLLPLMATATLGFGLESLEEQYHTSTGKSSGWTFKGLFGFGKQKQSTTETPGSSGNSPIVEQTEQSRPVSQPTPPNATSSRGLNVVQNNTSRTPNLAPQPTNEWNVANDTNVEEPAPKKKGFFAWFGRRDNTVVTDVEAPSPIPQESYEMRNTRQARAMEPTRQSAIYGNMATVERGAQNFQSPHMMAAERLPADKVDEASKKRGFWARLFGKKSQLQKQSPRASPREAVSGGSPDIDAQKPEKRKGFWARLFSRSKKKTQSTDDIEMGKMNTQEDQIARVGRVKSGSPQLMQGPNRRTSAVGAIVGPNARQQQTPRQWQQTIPEYNEAEFDEPPKPKKKRGLFTRSRAKKAATVKNKNKDKGKGKAAQKTDGEWEDIDEQRHKMTPRPPTQPKPARVKKYGAVVGNSEGLAQQHVTGPRQKERGRARTGAAAVNPKNWFWMDVYWK, encoded by the exons ATGGGACCCACACGACGATCTCCGAACCTCATCGAGTATGTCTGGCCTTGTGGTCACCACGACAATGTTTTGGTGGAAAAGGCACCGGGGATCTCTTTTGTGAGAGGGGACTTTTCACTTCCTATCGCCAAATCACCAGAGGAGTTTacagaagaagagaggaagggcgTGCCCGGGCGGCGGAAATGCTGCAGGTGCTGGGCATCGAGCAGTTTGTTCAAGCCGCTCGAGGTGTGCGGGGAGTGTGATCATGCCTTTGTCGACTGCTCAAACTGCATGATTGTGAACTCTTCTGGGTCACGGGAGATTGCCACCAGCGACAAGAAGGTTGTGGGAGAGTTTGATCAGACTCCCGAGGCGTGGAGGTGTGGGGAGTGTGAGGCCATTAATgcttttgatgatgatggggctTTTAATGGGTTTTTGGCGCCAAAGGTGGCGGATTATGCGGAGGACACGGCCTGCAAGAAATGTAATGCTCCGTTCAGCGAGGAGAATTGGGTTATTAGCCCGTTTAGCATTTATCTTGGCACGTGGAATGGGAGGAaggttgctgagggaggGCCATGGCATTGGAATTTGGAGTGGCACCGGGATAGGGATGGGAAAGATCACAAAAAGGAGGACTGCTACGGGCCGAGGAAGAATGGGAGGCGGAGACGGGAAAATCCATGCATCAAGAAGGATTTCACCGTCGAGGCACCAAAAAAGAATGAGGTTGTTCCAGTCCCCGTTGCTGTTCCAACGGAGCCAGAACAGACAGAGCCATCAATCCTGTCTACACCACCAGactcgccatcaccatcaccgcaaCCGCCAGTCGATGAGCCTCCAGGAGAATACCAACCCCCGGCATCCCCACAACTAGAGGTCGAAGGTGACGAACCACTAGACTCACCTGGTTTCACGATCGGGGACTACGGAGATGATGGCATTCCAGAGGACCACTCACTGTATCAAGAACGACATCTTTCCAACCCATACGATGATCAAACAACAGCTGATCTCGGCTCATACTACAACCCTCCACCGACTATCCCGTAcggcgaagacgaagaagatgggcaGACACTTGATGACTACTACCAAGAAAACCCGCCATTGGAAGATGAGCCTGATTTCGAGCCAGAGAATCTCGAAGGTCAACCACGGTTCGAGTTTGTCGTTTCTGGACCGCAGGAACATGCTGCCGATGAAGAGAATGACGATCCCCAGTCAGGCGATATTACCTCAGGAGCGGATGATGCGGAAGAGCAAGGTCTTGAGTCTGATGAGCTTGACCTAGGAGATGTTGGCCTTAAAGTCTCCACTGGTGATCAATCCGTCGCTGGTGATGAATCGGCATCCTTGCAAGATGAAGAGGCTGGTCTGGACCAAGATATGCCCGTTGAGGATAACCTTGACGAAAATGAAGAGCATGATGGCCAAGAACAGGTTTctgatggcgagggtgttgagtcAGGGCTGGATCAAGAGCTAGATCAGGAGCAGGTTGATCATGAAGAGCCTGTTCCGGACGACGAGGTGGACCAAGACGAGGCTCAGCAGGACGACCAGCACGAGCAAGTTGAGCAAGACGGCGATcaagacgaggaggttgaacagGAAGAGTTTGATCACGGCGAGGTCCACGAAGACGAGGATATCGCAGTCGACGACGATGTCATCTCCCAGcctcaaacccccatcaTTGAAGATGCATCAAATGACGAAGACACTCGGGCCGATGTCGACCAGGTGCTGGactcccctcttccttcaACGGAACCAGAGGACTTGGTTcaggacgacgacgacaccgtCGATTCTCAGAGCATCCCGGAAGATGAAAAAACCCAGGAGCTCGCCGATGCCGAGACCCTTTCCGCGCACCAAGAACATGACGCGGCCGACGATGACCTCGCCCAGGAGCACATCTCCGACTCTGAGCAGTATAACCAAGCTTCCGAGGATGGAAGCTTCCAAGACATCAACCAGGATGAGGTGATCTCTGACaactttgaggaggtggaatACAGCCTGAAAGATCCCGAGTCCTCTGATGAGAATGGAGAGCGCCCCATGGGGACCGACCACGAGGATTTTCAGCCTGGCCAGGGCGAGgtcaatgatgatgggctttACGAGCAGGATTCCCCTGAGGAGGATTTCTCTTGCGAGGACCGACAGGAAAGCGAATACgtcgccgaggatgaggaggcgaaCGTAGAGGTGGATCGGTATCCCGACCCGGTTGATGAGGCTGTAGAGGAGGAAGCCGTCCATCAAGAGGATGTAAACCTACCAGaaaccaacacccccgaAAACCTTGCCCATGCCGAGCTTTCAGAAGACGACTGCGCTGAAGACGACTACGCGCAAGGTCAGGCTACCCCTACCTCAGACGACGCTTTTCCAGAAGATACCCTCAAAACTGAAGACGGTGCCTCAGATGACGAGGCTCGTTCTCCACATGCTGAATCGTTTGATGACGAGTTTCCCGACGAGGCGGAGACATCATATGAGAACGCCTCtgacggcaaggaggaaTTATTGGGGCAAGACGCTGATGAATGCACCTCTGCTGCCTCGGACGACGAGCAAGTtgtggatgaagatggcgccgAGATGACAActgaagaccaagaagaggatCTTCCAGCGGAAGACTGCCCCGCCGACGAAGATCAAGTCCAAtacggagaggaggaggccctTGCTgcggaagatgatgattATCCTCTGGAAGATGCTGATGAAGCAATTGAGGCTGATCGCTCATTCGAAAACAGTTCTGTCGACGGAGGGTTCACGCCCCAGGATTTGACTCCTGTTGAGAGCCCCATTCGTGACGAGTTCCCAGAGGGTCGAGTTCAGTCTGACCGTGAATAtctcgacgaggacgattCTCAGTCCGTTGATGACGGTCAGGTCCAATACGAGAAGGAAGCAGCATTGGAAGACGAGCATATCgttgaggaggctgttgctggccaAGAAGTCAACTATTCCTCTGGAACCCAGGATTTCACTGATGAAGAGGCACCTGTTGATGAAGCCCTCTACGATGAAGATGCCCAAGACAATCCCCCGGACAACGATAATTTCGTCGACGAAGATGGATACGCATCTGAAGTACCTCCCGCTGAAGACGAGATTTGCAATGAAGAGTACCAACCCAGCGACCAGGAATACTTCGACGAAGATGCCGAGTTTACTGCTGACGATCAATACGACGAGGAGCCTGCTCCGGAAAATGATGAATACCCCGAAGATGACGAGCAGCAGTTCACcaatggcgaggaagaactCAACACCGAGGCCCTCGACAACGATGCTCCGCCATACGACGAAGATCTCCCCCTTCAGGAAAATGAGTATCAGCcggaggaagaggacttAATTGACGGGGAGCGCTCTCTACCTGAGGATTTCGTCGAAGAAGCTGACGGTGAAGGTTTCGTTGATCACGACGACTCGGAGCATGACGACGAAGAAATCCCTGTTGAAGGCCAACAATACGAAGAAGACTCCGCCTACGAACAGGAAGAGTATCCGTCTCAAAACGGCGACAACCAGTTTGACGAAGTGGAGCCTGTCGAGGACGGCGAGTACCCTGAGGATGACGCTCAGTATCAGGAGGAAGCACCCGTCGATGACGGCGAATATGCCGGAGAAGACAACGCCCTGTACGATGAAGAGGCTCCTTTGGAAGATGGCGAGTACACCCCACAAAATGACGAATTTGTCGACGGTCAACGCTcgcttgatgatgaggtcttTGAGGGCGATGGCATCCCTGTTGATGATCAGCCACTTGAGGACAGGGAGGATGAGTACTACGACGACGAGCACGCTATTGACGACGAGGCTTTTGACAAGGAGCTCCTTCAAGAAGAACCCCTTGACGAGGAGCCGACTGACCAAGAAACCCTTGATGAAGAGCCGATTGACAAAGAGCTGCTTGAGGAAGAGCCCCTTGGTGACGAACAGGTCGACGAAGAGGGCTTCGAGGAAGAAGTCTCTGAAGAAGTTGTTCTCGAAGACAACGCTCAGCCTGAAGAACCTCGAATGACCGAAGAAGAGCTCCGTGAACTTGAGGAAGCCTTTGACGCCGACtttctcaacaccatctctgGTGACTTGGGTGTTCTCGAGATCCCTACCGCTGACGATCACATCACCTTTGAGGAGCTTCACAATCAGAAATGTGCAGAGtcagaaggagatggagagctAGATcccgaggctgaggaggtcTTTGAGTGCGAAGCCGACCTCGAAGAGCAACAAGACTTCGACGGCCAGGAAGAGTTTGAGGGtcaagacgaggaggagcacGAAAGCCAAGACAACTTTGATGGGCAAGAAGACTTCGAAGGCCAAGAGGATctcgacggcgacggcgaaCGCTCCCTGGATATTGAAGATGAGCAGGAATATCTTGAAGATCAAGAACACTTTGGCGACCAGGGTGAACTTGATGGGAATGAGGACCTCGATCAGCAAGAGGACTTTGACAACCAAGACGAGTCCCAAGACCAGGAAGAGCCCCAAGACGATCAGCATTTCGACGACGATGGTGAGCGTGGGTCGGATCTTGAGGAGGACCAAGAAGATTTCGACCGTCAGCAAGATTATGACGACCAACCGGAATTTGATGGCCAAGAGGGCGTTGAAGGTCGGGAGGAACTCGACGCACAACCAGAATTCAATGACCAGGAAGAGGACtttgaaggccaagaagaataTCAAGGCGAAGATGGCAAACGCGATATCTTCCTCGAAGCCGAGGAAGGACAAGACCTGCttgaagaagatcaagaaggtgAATATCTCTCCGGTCAAGACGAAGCTGCTGAGTTCGAAGACGACTTCAACGAGGACGAGCTTCTCTCTGAGTTGCtcgacgaagaagatgacgacgacctcTTCACCGTctacgatgacgacgaggaaaagTTTGCTGTTGAGAAGAATATGTATGCTGTTCTTGATACTCCTGCGGCGGCGATGTATGGTCCGCCTGGTATGACTCACGACCTTGGctgggatgaggatgaggatgaggaggagtatgatgagggagaggagggagaggaggtgtatggggagggagaggaggtttatGTTGAGGGTGAGCCGTTGGAAGAACCAGAGTAtctcgaggatggtgagggtgaagttgaagagggggaattccttgacgaggaagatggtgagCGGGAGCTTGATGAGGACGAGATTgcagaggacgaggaggagtatgttgaggagggtgaagaggaggagctctcTGAAGAAGAGTACCtcgaaggcgaggaagagtacgctgaagaggaaggctttgaaggggaggagcaaGGTGAGGGCtatgatgaagaggatggcgagcGCGgcttggatgaggagatggaagaaggtgagtttgccgaggagggtgagtacatggacgatgaggaggaaggtgagtatgctgaaggtgaagaagaagatgggtacgtggaaggcgaggagggtgaatatggggaaggtgaagagggcgagggtgaatTTGATCCAGAAATGGACGGCGAGTTTGAGGACGGTGAGCGTGgtttggatgatgacgagtttatggacggcgagggagaatatgttgaggagggagaattTGAAGATGAAGGTGCAGAGTTTGCCGAAGGCGACGAATttggcgaagaaggagagtttgctgaggagggtgaatttggtgaggagggcgactTTGAAGACGGTGAGCGCGGTCTGGACGAAGACTTCGATGGCGAGGGTGCGGAAGGGGAACAAGAGTTTGCCGAAGGTGAGTACCAGGAAGATGGTGAGCTCGCCAATAGTGAGGAATTCGGGGATGAATTCGCAGATGGCGAGGCTGCTGAGGGTGAATATGCCGAGGGTGGATATGCTGAGGATGGTTTGCTGGAAGAAGACTTcgccgaggatggcgagcGCGGTTTCGACGATGGAGAGGCCGGCGAACCgttcgaggaggagcttgcggaggaggaattCGCCCAAGACTATCCTGAAGGCGAGCTCACCATCATTTCACACATGACGAAAGACAACTTTGCTAACAATTCCACAGGTGATGAGTTCGACGAAGAGATGGGCGAGGATGTGGGCGAAGagcttggagaaggcgaCGAATATGCTGAGATGGGTGATGAGTttggcgaagagggtgatCGGGGCGAAGACATGgagtttggagaggaggaagaggaagcccCATTCGGAGAGGAAGCCCCatttgaggaggagcctCCATTTGAGGAAGAACCcctgtttgaggaggaggctccagtggaggaggaggtataTGAGGAGCAGATCATGGAAGAGGGGTTTGACGAAGACCCAGTTGAAGAGTTTGGTGAACCAGAAGAAGCCATGTACGAGGATGCCACTCAGGACGAAATGTATGACGAAGGCGACCGCACCTTGGAGCCCATGGATACCGGTTTTGAAGACGGCTACAGGCCAGAGCCCGCGGACGAACCAGCATTGGAAGAGCCCTCATACGACCCGGAGTCCGCCTACGAGCCGGAGCCTGAGCCAGCATCTGAAGCTGAGTTTGACCGTACATTCGAAGCAGAGCCTGAACCTGAAGAAGTCTATGAGACTGAACCAGAGCCGGTATATGaaccggagccggagcctgAAGTGTATgtagaggaggagattg AGCCGGCTCAGGATGTGTatgaggagctggccgaggaaTCTTACGAGGGGCCAATTCAGCAGGAGAGTGAGGAGCCGGCGCAGGATTTCTCTGAGGAGCCAAGTGAGGAGGTATACGCGCAACCTGATGGGGAGGCATATGAGGAGCATATTTCACAGCCCATTGAAGAGGCTGCTGACGAACCTGTCTATGATGATTCTTCCGCGGAGGTTTACGAGGAGCCAGCATCTCAGGAGGAAGACGGTGAGCCGACATACGATGAGCCATCCCACCACGAACCAGGATATGAGGAGCCAGCTTCCGAGGAAGAGATTGTCCAAGCAAACGAGCAAGCCGCTGCAGAAGTATACCAGGAACAGACCTACGAAGAACCAGACAATGAACCAGCAGTCGAGCAGGTATCGGAACAATACGTCGAAGACCAAATATACAACGAAGCGACAGATGAATATATCCAGGAGGACCTCGAAGAGCAACCGCAAGATGCGACATACGACGAACCAGCCCAAGAGGATTTCAATGAGCCAATTGCTCCAGATTCCCAAGAGGAGTATCAGAATATGGTCCAAGAGCCAAATCAGGAACATGGCCAAGTCCCAGTGGAACAAAGCTACGAGGAACCAGGGCAAGACCTGTATTCTGGAcaaggctggggaggtgatCTGACAGAAGACGAAGCTCCATACACTGACGAGCAGCTCGAATATCATGAAGAACTTCATTATCAACCAGAGAATGACGTTCTGCCCGTCCACCCCGAGCCCACGCCGTCTTATCAAGGGCCAATTGACAATCTctcgcctcccccatccccaccgcTTAACCAACCACAGCTGGAACCCGAGATCCGGGAGGATGAGAGCGAGACAATCATCGTTTATTCTGATGAAGAGGTGGTCTATCCCGTGGCACAAGGGATTCATCAAGCCTTAGATAAAGAATCTTACAATCCCGAGGAGACCTCTGGAAAGCCCCATCACACAGACGAGCAGTTCCCTCGCCCAATCACCCCAGATGATGACACCTACGGATCCAATGCACTCTCTCCATCCTTCAACAACCATCTGAAGAGCCCTGCAGTTGCTTCTAACTGGGGACGTGACTCGCAGCTACTATCTCCAAGACCGCTCACCCCGCCACCCGAAGATATGCAACAAGATGTCGAGTATGTCTCGAGCCCAGTGCCTGGATGGGATGCAAGCCAACACAGACCCGTGACGCCGCCTGATGACCCTCACGATCACGAGATGCTCTCACCTCTTACCTTTCAGCAAAGCCCACTGGTCAATAGTCGATTCACTTCCACCGAGCTCTATCACCAGGAACAGGACATCGAGGAACAAGATGATGCTTACGACCATACGGGCTGGGCTGGTGAGAACGCAATGAGTTTGCCACAAACCCCTGCGGAGGTTGACCACATATACCCTGCTGCTTGGCCTAGACCACCAAAGTTTCCCGTTCAACAAAGCACCCGTGGATTTGCCGCACCCCCCAGCCCGAAGGAAAGCGCTCAGTCCCCCGCAGTTGATACTAACACTTACTTGTCGGAGCCTGATTCCATTGGCGACGATCGACGACTCTCGGAACCTGAGTTTGAGATCATAAATGCGGATGCCAGAAATCTCGACACATACGCCCCGGTTGAGCGTTCTCAAGTCTCCCACCAAATGCCACCTCAGTCACCACAACGTGTTTCCAAAGACTATTCTGCCCGCCAAACATCAGTGTCTTCGGTGCGAGTGGAATCGGTGGATTACCAAGTTCCTCATGGTCGGCCATCCATAGAAGAGTGCATGCAAGATGAACCAGCAAGCCCATACGAAGATTACACCTATGTCCAACCAGAGCAGATTGCGCAGGATGGCTACGaccaacagcagccagaGTATCATAGCtacacatcatcacccgccATTATCGTGCAGGAGGAGAGAGTTGTCGAGCAACAACAatatcaacctccccctccccctccacctccaagccGCCCACTGAGTCTCTTTCCCAAGCAAACGCACCCAACGGAGCAACAGACTCGAAGTGCCAACCCAGGGCTAAGATCCAACAGTCAGGACGCATATCAGGCCAACGAACCAATGCAGCTGAACAGTGTCTCGGATAACAACACTCAGGACGCGGCAACAGCCAATGTCACTGCTAAGCACGGCGGCAACACCCAAAAGTACTTGTGGCTGCTTCCTCTCATGGCTACAGCAACGCTTGGATTTGGCTTGGAATCACTCGAGGAGCAGTATCATACCTCCACCGGCAAATCATCTGGGTGGACATTTAAGGGTCTCTTTGGATTTGGCAAGCAAAAGCAGAGTACCACAGAAACGCCCGGGAGCAGCGGCAACTCTCCGATTGTCGAGCAGACGGAGCAATCTCGGCCAGTTTCTCAACCAACGCCTCCCAACGCGACAAGTTCTCGCGGACTGAATGTCGTGCAAAACAACACTTCACGGACACCTAACCTAGCGCCTCAGCCGACCAACGAGTGGAACGTTGCCAACGACACCAACGTTGAGGAGCCTGCGCCGAAGAAAAAGGGCTTCTTCGCATGGTTCGGCCGACGCGACAATACTGTGGTCACCGATGTTGAAGCCCCCAGCCCGATCCCTCAAGAGTCATATGAAATGCGGAACACTCGCCAGGCCCGCGCCATGGAGCCTACACGACAGAGCGCCATCTACGGCAACATGGCAACAGTCGAGCGTGGCGCACAGAATTTCCAGTCGCCTCACATGATGGCAGCCGAACGGCTACCCGCCGACAAGGTTGACGAAGCATCTAAAAAGCGAGGATTCTGGGCCCGGTTATTTGGCAAGAAGTCTCAACTACAAAAACAGTCACCACGAGCCAGCCCGCGCGAGGCCGTCTCGGGTGGTTCACCTGATATCGACGCTCAGAAACcggagaaaaggaagggcTTCTGGGCCAGACTGTTCTCTCGTTCCAAGAAAAAGACCCAGTCTACGGACGACATTGAAATGGGCAAGATGAACACCCAGGAGGACCAAATAGCCCGTGTGGGTCGAGTCAAGTCTGGCAGCCCGCAACTCATGCAAGGTCCAAACAGACGCACTTCCGCGGTTGGGGCCATTGTTGGACCTAATGCccgccagcagcagacaCCTCGGCAATGGCAACAGACCATCCCTGAATACAACGAAGCTGAGTTTGACGAGCCACCCAAACctaagaagaagaggggctTGTTCACTCGTTCAAGAGCGAAGAAAGCAGCTACTGTCAAGAACAAAAACAAGGAcaaaggaaaggggaaggcAGCGCAGAAAACTGACGGGGAGTGGGAAGATATCGACGAGCAGAGACACAAGATGACTCCCCGTCCACCAACTCAACCTAAGCCTGCTAGAGTGAAGAAGTATGGAGCGGTTGTGGGTAACAGTGAGGGACTTGCGCAGCAGCATGTCACTGGTCCGAGACagaaggagagagggagggctAGGACGGGTGCGGCGGCTGTTAATCCGAAGAACTGGTTTTGGATGGATGTTTACTGGAAGTAA